A window of the Hordeum vulgare subsp. vulgare chromosome 5H, MorexV3_pseudomolecules_assembly, whole genome shotgun sequence genome harbors these coding sequences:
- the LOC123395317 gene encoding uncharacterized protein LOC123395317 → MLPRIQRSIFHLGEEGGDVQVHRGADDRHGDNIVDIQRRLGGHTHGRRLRRGGRDAADVVVGLQILVQHHPQPCHVVLKQMVSSPPARHRRPCSFSGACFLCRRELSPDKDVYMYRGDQGFCSEECRQRQILADEAREHEAMVNKERRGLAHRRHHHGPRAAPPVAIRGEPTRLLAVS, encoded by the exons ATGCTTCCCAGGATCCAGAGGAGCATCTTCCATCTCGGGGAGGAGGGTGGTGATGTCCAAGTCCACCGCGGCGCTGATGATCGCCATGGAGATAACATTGTTGACATCCAGCGGCGCCTCGGGGGGCACACCCACGGCCGCCGgctgcggcgaggaggacgagacGCCGCCGACGTCGTTGTCGGGCTGCAGATCCTCGTCCAGCACCACCCGCAACCGTGCCACGTCGTCCTGAAGCAGATGGTCAGCTCGCCGCCGGCGCGCCACCGCCGTCCGTGCAGCTTCTCGGGAGCCTGCTTCCTTTGCCGGAGGGAGCTCAGTCCCGACAAAGACGTGTACATGTACAG GGGCGACCAGGGGTTCTGCAGCGAGGAGTGCCGGCAGCGGCAGATCTTGGCGGACGAGGCCAGAGAGCACGAGGCCATGGTCAACAAGGAGCGTCGGGGTCTGGCGCACCGTCGTCACCACCACGGGCCACGCGCGGCACCGCCGGTGGCGATCCGGGGCGAGCCGACGAGATTACTGGCTGTATCCTAG